The following coding sequences lie in one Primulina huaijiensis isolate GDHJ02 chromosome 2, ASM1229523v2, whole genome shotgun sequence genomic window:
- the LOC140971423 gene encoding cytidine deaminase 1-like, producing MDSKVSQFVTDASEAESMAKYLSLPSVQHLLPHLVDSAQALARPPISNFHVGAVGLGSDGCVYYGVNLEFPGVPLHHSVHAEQFLLTNLAVHRCPRLLSFAVSAAPCGHCRQFLQEIRFSSSVRIHITADSEDFTENLELKGGLKDPTFKPLSEILPNPFGPHDLLDQETPLLLESHHNRLVLSPLNDASNPRNLCNGNSNVGKLGNGNCEKHDLDEAQLRKSALEAANSAHAPYSSCPSGVALMDCEGKVYRGSYIESAAYNPSLGPVQAALVSYVAGGGGGYERIVAAVLVEKEVAKVKQEDTVRMILKVISPKCELKVFYCQSAKS from the coding sequence ATGGATTCCAAGGTATCCCAATTCGTTACAGATGCTTCTGAAGCAGAATCCATGGCCAAATACTTGAGCCTTCCATCTGTACAGCACCTTCTCCCCCACCTCGTCGACTCTGCCCAGGCCTTAGCTCGCCCACCCATCTCCAACTTCCATGTCGGCGCCGTTGGACTCGGCTCCGACGGCTGTGTGTACTACGGCGTCAATCTTGAATTCCCCGGAGTGCCCTTGCATCACTCCGTGCACGCGGAGCAGTTCCTTCTCACAAATCTAGCGGTCCACCGCTGCCCCCGCCTCCTCTCGTTTGCCGTCTCTGCGGCACCCTGTGGCCACTGCCGACAATTCTTGCAGGAGATCCGCTTCTCCTCCTCCGTGAGAATCCACATTACCGCCGATTCAGAAGATTTTACAGAAAATCTTGAATTAAAAGGTGGGCTTAAAGATCCCACCTTTAAGCCCTTATCCGAAATTCTACCGAATCCGTTCGGCCCGCATGATTTGCTGGATCAAGAAACTCCCCTTCTCCTTGAATCCCATCACAATCGGTTGGTTCTGTCACCACTAAATGATGCATCAAATCCCAGGAATCTTTGCAATGGGAATTCGAATGTGGGAAAATTGGGTAATGGGAATTGCGAAAAACACGATCTTGACGAAGCCCAATTGAGAAAATCGGCGTTGGAAGCTGCTAACAGTGCACATGCTCCCTACAGCAGTTGCCCGTCTGGCGTGGCGCTAATGGATTGTGAAGGGAAAGTGTACAGGGGTTCTTACATCGAGTCTGCAGCGTATAATCCGAGTCTCGGTCCGGTGCAGGCGGCATTGGTTTCATATGTGGCGGGAGGTGGCGGCGGGTATGAGAGGATTGTGGCGGCGGTTTTGGTGGAGAAAGAAGTGGCTAAAGTGAAGCAGGAGGATACCGTGAGAATGATCTTGAAGGTCATTTCGCCTAAGTGCGAGCTCAAGGTATTCTATTGCCAATCAGCCAAGAGTTAA
- the LOC140971421 gene encoding tetraspanin-2-like translates to MALSNNITAILNFVALMCSIPIIASGIWLASKPDNECIHWLRWPLIFIGIAFLLVSLTGFVGAYWKKEGLLGVYLVCMAILIVVLLVLIVLAFVATRPDGAYSVPGAGFREYRLDGFSSWLRDRVTGSDNWGKIRACLEDNKTCRKLAQKYVSAADFFAAHLSPIESGCCKPPMVCGFQYSNPITWIGPSNAAAAADCTIWNNDPSQLCYNCDSCKGGLLGNLRHEWRKVNIILIITVVVLIWVYLIACSAYKNAQTEELFRRYKQGWV, encoded by the exons ATGGCATTGAGCAACAACATAACAGCAATCTTGAACTTCGTGGCCTTGATGTGCTCGATCCCGATAATCGCCTCCGGAATATGGCTGGCCTCCAAGCCGGACAACGAGTGCATCCACTGGCTCCGGTGGCCGCTTATCTTCATCGGGATCGCGTTCTTGCTGGTGTCCCTCACCGGATTCGTGGGGGCGTACTGGAAGAAGGAGGGGCTTCTGGGCGTGTACTTGGTGTGCATGGCTATACTTATTGTGGTGCTTCTCGTGCTGATTGTGCTAGCTTTTGTCGCCACGCGCCCCGACGGCGCGTACTCTGTGCCCGGGGCGGGGTTCCGAGAGTACAGGCTGGATGGCTTCTCGTCTTGGCTGAGGGATCGTGTTACGGGGAGCGATAACTGGGGGAAGATAAGGGCTTGTTTGGAGGATAACAAAACATGCCGTAAGCTAGCCCAGAAATATGTTTCTGCAGCTGATTTCTTCGCTGCTCATCTCTCTCCTATtgag TCAGGGTGCTGTAAGCCTCCAATGGTTTGCGGGTTCCAATACTCGAACCCCATAACGTGGATTGGGCCATCGAACGCGGCAGCAGCAGCCGACTGCACTATTTGGAACAATGATCCCAGCCAATTGTGCTACAACTGTGATTCTTGCAAAGGTGGTTTACTAGGGAACTTGAGACATGAATGGAGGAAAGTGAACATTATACTAATAATCACAGTGGTGGTTCTCATCTGGGTTTATCTCATAGCTTGCAGCGCATACAAGAATGCTCAAACCGAAGAACTTTTTCGCCGATACAAACAGGGCTGGGTTTAA
- the LOC140971419 gene encoding uncharacterized protein, with product MECWVPLFDIFLNSPDPETEASTWLQKSFNPSSKTTPISTSSFISLLMKPAEVNFSVSSTPNQEKRVTWIQTLPDLVQTRLLSFLAYDYQRFCDKELCRIARIMSVEGKYLDFWVKKAEEKLLDLVSVSNYRWLSDLNLDSEDEHVENECQSVTDWLRDVAKDNEQLFSWFPISPG from the exons ATGGAGTGTTGGGTTCCATTATTCGACATTTTCTTGAACTCGCCAGACCCCGAGACTGAGGCCTCAACATGGCTGCAGAAATCTTTCAACCCTTCATCAAAAACTACGCCCATTTCCACTTCCTCTTTCATTTCCTTGCTCATGAAACCGGCAGAAGTTAATTTTTCTGTTTCTTCTACTCCAAATCAAGAGAAAAG GGTCACGTGGATACAAACACTGCCTGATTTAGTTCAGACCCGATTACTGTCGTTTCTTGCATATGATTATCAGAGGTTCTGCGATAAGGAATTGTGTAGAATTGCCAGAATTATGTCGGTGGAGGGAAAATATCTtgatttttgggtgaagaaagCTGAAGAAAAGCTTCTTGACTTGGTGTCTGTGTCTAATTATCGATGGCTTTCTGATTTGAATTTGGATTCTGAAGACGAACATGTGGAAAACGAGTGTCAATCGGTGACGGATTGGCTCAGGGATGTTGCGAAGGACAATGAGCAATTGTTTTCTTGGTTTCCTATTTCGCCTGGATGA